From the Haemophilus parainfluenzae genome, the window CAGATGTAAGTCATTTAAGCTGTGTAAGTAATGACTTTGGTTATGAATATGTATTCTCTCGCTTTGTTGAAGCAGTGGGTAAAGAAGGCGATGTTTTATTTGGATTATCGACCTCTGGGAATTCTAAAAATATCTTAAATGCGATCGAAGCCGCGAAAGCAAAAGGCATGAAAGTGATTGCGATGACTGGTAAAGATGGCGGTAAAATGGCAGGCTTAGCGGATGTTGAAATTCGTGTGCCACACTTCGGTTATGCAGATCGTATTCAAGAAATCCACATCAAAGTGATTCATATTTTGATGATGTTAGTTGAATTTGAGATGGCGAAAGAGGCCTAATTCACGATAAGTGCGGTTTAAAATTCAATGATTTAAAGATCCCAAAAAGTTTTTTGGGATTTTTTTACAAAAACACTTGCATAATTAATCATTAAAAAGTAATATTTATTCATTCTTAAGAATAAAGAGAGGATAGCAGTAAACTTAGTATGGCGATTAGTGTTAAAAATTTGAATTTCTTTTATGGTTCATCACAGGCATTGTTTGATATCAATCTTGATGCACAAGAAGGCGATACCGTGGTGTTACTTGGACCAAGTGGCGCAGGAAAAAGTACGTTAATTCGTACACTAAATTTATTAGAAGTGCCGACCTCTGGCGAATTGCATATTGCGAATAATCATTTTGATTTGTCTCAAGCGAATAATAATCCGAAAGCCATTCGTCAACTTCGTCAAGATGTGGGCATGGTATTTCAACAGTACAATCTTTGGCCGCATTTGACGGTGATTGAAAACTTGATTGAAGCGCCCCAAAAAGTATTAGGTATTAGCGAAGAAGAAGCGAAAAAAGATGCATTAGAACTTTTAAAACGTTTACGTTTGGAAGAGCATGCCGATCGTTTTCCTCTTCACTTATCAGGCGGTCAGCAACAACGTGTTGCTATTGCTCGAGCATTAATGATGAAACCACAAGTGTTGCTGTTTGATGAACCAACGGCAGCACTGGATCCTGAAATTACAGCTCAAGTTGTTGATATCATTAAAGAACTTCAACAAACAGGTATTACTCAGGTGATTGTGACCCACGAAGTGAACGTGGCACAAAAAGTGGCGACTAAGGTCGTCTATATGGAACAAGGTAAGATTATTGAAATGGGCAGTGCAGATTGCTTCGATAATCCAAAAACCGAACAATTTAAACAATA encodes:
- the artP gene encoding arginine ABC transporter ATP-binding protein ArtP, with product MAISVKNLNFFYGSSQALFDINLDAQEGDTVVLLGPSGAGKSTLIRTLNLLEVPTSGELHIANNHFDLSQANNNPKAIRQLRQDVGMVFQQYNLWPHLTVIENLIEAPQKVLGISEEEAKKDALELLKRLRLEEHADRFPLHLSGGQQQRVAIARALMMKPQVLLFDEPTAALDPEITAQVVDIIKELQQTGITQVIVTHEVNVAQKVATKVVYMEQGKIIEMGSADCFDNPKTEQFKQYLSHSE
- the lpcA gene encoding D-sedoheptulose 7-phosphate isomerase, producing MYFDQIKAELVEAQDVLNKFVSDDNNIKLIEKAAKLLAESFKNGGKVLSCGNGGSHCDAMHFAEELTGRYRENRPGYPAIAISDVSHLSCVSNDFGYEYVFSRFVEAVGKEGDVLFGLSTSGNSKNILNAIEAAKAKGMKVIAMTGKDGGKMAGLADVEIRVPHFGYADRIQEIHIKVIHILMMLVEFEMAKEA